Proteins from one Planctomycetota bacterium genomic window:
- a CDS encoding sodium:proton antiporter: MQRIVLSVAVAVTFLAAGATTALADGHAAGPKMGQALYDSSGYATLLPFAALLLSIAVFPLAAPHWWEHNKSKGIVAAVLAAPLAIYLVMKFNDGSGTHRLLESAHEYVSFIALLGSLFVISGGIYMQGSLSGTPLINTLMLALGAVIANLVGTTGASVLLIRPLLRANKARQNKAHIVVFFIFVVSNCGGLLTPLGDPPLFLGFLRGVPFEWTLQLWPQWLMVNGALLVIFNVWDQMVMNKEERERPGDQYEEVMQHEPLRVLGLHNILFLLGIVATIIFAGQAVDQDGHSTWPKGMQEGIMVALALAAYFTTSGENRAKNKFTFGPIIEVAVLFAGIFVTMIPALEILNVKGESLGLSRDQEWHFFWAAGILSSFLDNAPTYLTFAATAAGMEHISTEGRYLAEYLAAGAKDPSGVPLKILAAISCGAVFMGANTYIGNGPNFMVKAIAEENGVKMPGFFGYMVYSCGILIPLFIAVTFVFFK; encoded by the coding sequence ATGCAGCGAATCGTATTGAGCGTGGCCGTGGCAGTAACTTTTCTGGCGGCCGGCGCGACGACCGCCCTGGCCGATGGACACGCCGCCGGCCCCAAGATGGGTCAGGCGCTGTACGACTCGAGCGGCTATGCGACTCTGCTGCCGTTCGCGGCCTTGCTATTGTCGATTGCCGTCTTTCCCTTGGCCGCGCCCCACTGGTGGGAGCACAACAAGAGCAAAGGGATCGTGGCCGCCGTGTTGGCCGCGCCGTTGGCCATTTACCTGGTCATGAAGTTCAACGACGGCTCGGGCACTCACCGGTTGCTCGAGTCGGCCCATGAATACGTTTCGTTCATCGCGCTCTTGGGCTCGCTGTTCGTGATTTCGGGCGGCATCTACATGCAAGGTTCGCTGTCGGGCACGCCGCTGATCAATACGCTGATGCTCGCCCTGGGGGCGGTGATTGCCAACCTGGTCGGCACGACCGGCGCCTCGGTGCTGTTGATTCGCCCGCTGTTGCGGGCCAATAAGGCTCGGCAAAACAAAGCGCACATCGTCGTGTTCTTCATCTTCGTGGTCTCGAACTGCGGCGGGTTGCTGACTCCGCTGGGGGATCCCCCGTTGTTCCTCGGCTTCTTGCGCGGCGTGCCGTTCGAGTGGACGTTGCAGCTTTGGCCGCAATGGTTGATGGTCAACGGGGCGCTGCTGGTAATCTTCAATGTTTGGGACCAGATGGTCATGAACAAGGAAGAACGGGAACGCCCGGGCGACCAGTACGAAGAAGTCATGCAGCACGAGCCGCTGCGCGTGCTCGGCCTGCACAACATTCTGTTCCTGCTGGGCATCGTGGCCACGATCATCTTCGCCGGTCAGGCCGTCGATCAGGACGGGCACTCGACCTGGCCGAAGGGCATGCAGGAAGGGATCATGGTCGCGCTGGCCCTGGCCGCGTACTTTACGACGTCGGGCGAGAATCGCGCCAAAAACAAGTTCACCTTCGGGCCGATCATCGAAGTGGCCGTGCTATTTGCCGGCATCTTCGTGACGATGATTCCGGCGTTGGAAATCCTGAACGTCAAGGGCGAGTCGCTGGGCCTGAGTCGCGACCAGGAGTGGCACTTCTTCTGGGCCGCGGGCATTCTGTCGAGCTTCTTAGATAACGCCCCCACGTACTTGACCTTTGCCGCCACGGCGGCGGGGATGGAACACATTTCGACCGAAGGACGTTACCTGGCCGAATACCTGGCGGCGGGGGCCAAGGACCCGAGCGGCGTACCGCTGAAGATTCTGGCGGCCATTTCCTGCGGCGCGGTCTTCATGGGCGCCAACACCTACATCGGCAACGGCCCGAACTTCATGGTCAAGGCCATCGCCGAAGAGAACGGCGTGAAGATGCCCGGCTTCTTCGGGTATATGGTCTACTCGTGCGGCATCCTGATCCCGCTGTTCATCGCCGTGACGTTCGTGTTCTTCAAGTAA
- a CDS encoding Nramp family divalent metal transporter, whose protein sequence is MQSDAAAVPSHDAPADGSGQVAPYPGSHTMPRWNVAGLPDAPHFKWTNLAAMIGPGMVMGAAAIGGGEWLTGPLVTAKYGGALFWLATISIMAQVMYNMEISRYTLYCGEPIFTGKFRVPPGPMLWVWVYVVADFGALLPYLAVSAATPLAMVYLLRLPDPANNPDEGLMLKLLSCGVFLLAVAPLAFGGKVLNSLKWVMSFKLVLVIGFLLYLAVFYSTFDTWKEITTGFFKFGNVPVEGVQGPDGLTEPGSNIDNIFVSLWEGRGVPPVHLRYLGFIALMVAISGSGGLTNTTISAYTRDQGWGMGAHVGAIPSVVGGKGIKLAHVGAVFIPSAENLPRWRRWLRHVGREQFLVWLPACFIGLALPSMLSMQFLPRGTSASSWTAAGETARGVENAIGGSLGHVFWYLTLLCGFLVLSTSLITTADGAMRRWVDLVWTGLPFMRRQDPSKIRYLYFGVLCGYTALGLFNLMFVDAEKLMTWAANLYNFAFGISCWHVLAVNTLLLPPAIRPNWFQRTCLALGGAFFLFFATITTIDLLTPKEKTPTPTGPTKMSLHAPVPETRLAAVIITERAPIADLGGWPPARV, encoded by the coding sequence ATGCAGTCAGACGCAGCCGCTGTCCCCTCGCACGACGCGCCGGCCGACGGCTCGGGCCAGGTCGCGCCCTATCCTGGCTCGCACACCATGCCGCGTTGGAACGTGGCCGGGCTGCCCGACGCGCCCCACTTTAAGTGGACCAACCTGGCCGCCATGATCGGCCCAGGCATGGTGATGGGGGCCGCGGCGATCGGTGGGGGCGAATGGCTGACCGGTCCCTTGGTGACCGCCAAATACGGGGGCGCGCTGTTCTGGCTGGCCACGATCAGCATCATGGCCCAAGTCATGTACAACATGGAGATCAGCCGCTACACGCTCTATTGCGGCGAGCCGATCTTCACCGGCAAGTTTCGCGTCCCCCCTGGACCCATGCTTTGGGTCTGGGTCTACGTGGTCGCCGACTTTGGCGCGCTGTTGCCCTATCTGGCCGTTTCGGCGGCGACACCGCTGGCGATGGTCTATCTGCTGCGCCTGCCCGACCCGGCGAACAACCCCGATGAAGGGTTGATGCTGAAGTTGCTGAGTTGCGGCGTCTTCCTGCTGGCCGTCGCCCCGTTGGCGTTTGGCGGCAAGGTGCTCAACTCGTTGAAGTGGGTGATGTCGTTCAAGCTGGTGTTGGTGATCGGCTTCTTGCTCTACTTGGCGGTTTTCTATTCCACGTTCGACACTTGGAAGGAAATCACCACCGGGTTCTTCAAGTTCGGCAACGTGCCGGTCGAAGGCGTTCAGGGCCCCGACGGGCTGACCGAGCCGGGCAGCAACATCGACAACATCTTCGTGTCGTTGTGGGAGGGGCGGGGCGTTCCGCCAGTTCATCTGCGCTACCTGGGCTTCATTGCCCTGATGGTTGCCATCTCGGGATCGGGCGGATTGACCAACACAACCATCAGCGCCTACACGCGCGATCAGGGCTGGGGCATGGGCGCCCATGTCGGCGCCATTCCCAGCGTGGTCGGCGGCAAGGGAATCAAGCTGGCCCACGTTGGCGCGGTGTTCATTCCCAGCGCCGAGAACCTGCCCCGCTGGCGGCGCTGGTTGCGTCACGTGGGACGCGAGCAGTTTCTCGTCTGGTTGCCGGCCTGCTTCATCGGCCTCGCTTTGCCGAGCATGTTGTCGATGCAGTTCCTGCCGCGCGGCACGTCGGCTTCAAGCTGGACCGCCGCCGGCGAGACGGCCCGCGGCGTCGAAAACGCCATCGGCGGCTCGCTGGGGCACGTGTTCTGGTATCTGACGCTGTTGTGCGGCTTTTTGGTCCTTTCGACCAGTTTGATTACGACGGCCGACGGCGCCATGCGCCGGTGGGTCGATCTGGTCTGGACGGGCCTGCCCTTCATGCGGCGGCAAGACCCCAGCAAGATTCGCTATTTGTACTTTGGCGTGCTGTGCGGCTATACGGCGCTGGGGCTGTTCAATCTGATGTTCGTCGATGCCGAAAAGCTGATGACCTGGGCGGCGAACCTGTACAACTTTGCCTTTGGTATCAGTTGTTGGCACGTGCTGGCCGTGAACACGTTGCTGTTGCCGCCGGCGATTCGCCCCAATTGGTTCCAGCGCACGTGCCTGGCCTTGGGCGGGGCGTTCTTCTTGTTCTTCGCCACGATCACCACGATCGACCTGCTGACTCCCAAGGAAAAAACGCCCACGCCGACTGGTCCGACCAAGATGAGCCTGCACGCGCCGGTCCCCGAGACGCGGTTGGCTGCTGTAATAATTACAGAGCGCGCACCCATCGCTGACCTGGGTGGGTGGCCACCTGCCCGCGTTTAA
- the glgP gene encoding alpha-glucan family phosphorylase translates to MNLSGHAITLYDKCLALAHNLWWAWQPEVVNLFRDLDPIRWRQLDHNPIALLSEFTPERLEMRAAELVLYSRINHSYRRLKEYLASGQTWSTTHAGVLGSKPVAYFSAEFGLHESVPIYSGGLGVLSGDHVKAASDLGLPFIAIGLFYDQGYFKQHLDSEGYQNEEYLDTKVENVPMKPALGPDGKPVMITIDTRNGSLQVKVWLMNVGRVSLYLLDSDVDGNRPEDRELTSRLYGGDHRTRIRQELVLGVGGVKALKALGISPGAYHLNEGHSAFAPLEVIRVMMEDDGVSFDDALRETAQHTVFTTHTPVPAGHDRFDGGMIEEHLGPLRDRLGISYDQLMGLGRVEPHNNNETFCMTVLALKLSRRANAVSSLHGYVSRRMWAHLWPWRVEEEIPIGHITNGVHVPSWLAWQMQQLFDRYFPVNWLRVQDEAEMWQKVYNIDPGELWETHYALKNQLLAFVRRRVSRQYRRRGESDETVEFARNMLDPNVLTIGFARRFATYKRADLLLTDIEQLYEIVSSTDHPVQFIFAGKAHPADEPGKQFIKRIANLRHDPKLASRVAFIEDYDINVCRHLIQGVDVWLNNPRRPLEASGTSGQKAVLNGGLNLSVLDGWWAEAYDGKNGFSIGKGSTHVNNEINDRRDAEDLYRVLRTQVIPLYYERDVDNLPRQWIKRMMNSISSLAWRFSAHRMVIDYVNNSYLPAAGGSSCQMNIH, encoded by the coding sequence ATGAATTTGTCGGGCCACGCGATCACGTTGTACGACAAGTGCTTGGCGCTGGCCCATAACCTGTGGTGGGCGTGGCAGCCGGAAGTGGTGAACCTGTTCCGCGATCTGGACCCGATTCGCTGGCGACAACTGGACCACAACCCGATCGCGCTACTCAGCGAGTTCACGCCCGAGCGCCTCGAGATGCGGGCCGCCGAGTTGGTGCTCTATAGCCGCATCAATCACAGCTACCGCCGGCTGAAAGAATACTTGGCCAGCGGGCAGACCTGGTCGACGACCCACGCCGGCGTGTTGGGCAGCAAGCCGGTCGCTTATTTCTCGGCCGAGTTCGGTCTGCACGAATCGGTGCCGATCTACTCGGGCGGTCTGGGCGTGTTGTCGGGCGACCATGTCAAGGCGGCCAGCGACCTGGGTTTGCCATTTATTGCCATCGGCCTGTTCTACGATCAGGGCTATTTCAAGCAGCACCTCGACTCCGAGGGGTACCAGAACGAAGAGTACCTGGATACCAAGGTCGAAAACGTGCCGATGAAGCCGGCCCTCGGACCCGACGGCAAGCCGGTGATGATCACCATCGACACTCGCAACGGCTCGCTACAGGTCAAGGTGTGGCTGATGAACGTCGGCCGAGTGTCGCTGTACCTGCTGGACAGCGACGTTGACGGCAATCGCCCCGAGGACCGCGAGCTGACCAGCCGGCTGTACGGCGGCGACCACCGCACCCGCATCCGCCAGGAGTTGGTGCTGGGCGTCGGCGGTGTCAAGGCGCTCAAGGCGCTGGGCATCTCGCCGGGCGCCTATCACCTGAACGAAGGGCACAGCGCGTTCGCCCCGCTCGAGGTGATTCGCGTGATGATGGAAGACGACGGGGTGTCGTTCGATGACGCCCTGCGCGAAACGGCCCAGCACACGGTATTCACCACCCACACGCCGGTCCCCGCCGGTCACGACCGGTTCGACGGCGGTATGATCGAAGAGCACTTGGGCCCGCTGCGCGATCGGCTGGGCATTTCCTATGACCAGTTGATGGGTCTGGGTCGCGTCGAGCCTCACAACAACAACGAAACATTTTGCATGACGGTGCTAGCGCTCAAGCTGTCGCGCCGCGCCAACGCGGTGAGCTCGCTGCACGGGTATGTCAGCCGGCGGATGTGGGCCCATCTGTGGCCGTGGCGCGTCGAGGAAGAGATTCCGATCGGCCACATCACCAACGGCGTTCACGTGCCAAGCTGGCTCGCCTGGCAGATGCAGCAACTGTTCGACCGCTACTTCCCGGTCAACTGGCTGCGGGTCCAGGACGAAGCCGAGATGTGGCAAAAGGTTTACAATATCGACCCGGGCGAGTTGTGGGAAACGCACTACGCGCTGAAGAACCAATTGCTGGCCTTCGTCCGTCGCCGCGTCAGCCGGCAGTATCGCCGTCGCGGTGAAAGCGACGAGACGGTGGAATTTGCCCGCAACATGCTCGACCCGAACGTGCTGACCATTGGCTTTGCGCGGCGGTTCGCCACGTACAAGCGGGCCGACCTGCTGTTGACCGACATCGAGCAGTTGTACGAAATCGTCAGCAGCACCGATCATCCTGTGCAGTTCATCTTTGCCGGCAAGGCGCACCCGGCCGACGAGCCGGGCAAGCAGTTCATCAAGCGGATCGCGAATCTGCGGCACGACCCCAAGCTGGCCTCGCGCGTGGCCTTTATCGAAGACTACGACATCAACGTCTGCCGACACCTGATCCAAGGGGTTGACGTGTGGCTCAATAATCCGCGCCGGCCGTTGGAAGCCTCGGGCACCAGCGGTCAAAAGGCGGTGCTCAACGGCGGGCTCAACTTGTCGGTCCTCGACGGTTGGTGGGCCGAAGCCTATGACGGCAAGAACGGCTTTTCCATCGGCAAGGGATCGACCCACGTCAACAATGAGATCAACGACCGCCGCGACGCCGAAGACTTGTATCGCGTGTTGCGGACGCAGGTGATCCCGTTGTACTACGAACGCGACGTCGACAATCTGCCGCGGCAGTGGATCAAGCGGATGATGAATTCGATCAGTTCGCTGGCGTGGCGGTTCAGCGCCCACCGGATGGTGATCGACTATGTGAATAACAGCTACCTGCCCGCCGCCGGCGGCAGTAGCTGCCAGATGAACATCCACTAA
- a CDS encoding fatty acid desaturase, translating to MSTPAPIAEMRRIVGDQFHHWAWLYWLDMFACIAVGYTAASFYLAAPWFSARQIICLAIAALALFRVGSFIHEIAHLRQGKMRAFQVAWNVLVGIPLLMPSFFYTNHIDHHKTDHYGTEHDGEYVPLGTSAWHHIVLFMAQALVMPLYVFVRFLLSPITFLTPGLRQWTLEHCSSFVMNFHHRLNVPKSAPRKLWAAVELACSARAWAMLLVIVAGLYPWTRLFQLYLLSVSILSLNYNRNLVAHHYRNRGGTMSHLDQLIDSVNITGGWLTELFFPLGLRYHALHHLFPALPYHELPSAHRKLLGELPPDSPYRVTVFPTYWSVLRELIGDTLRATRRGKGHGGGQMAATS from the coding sequence ATGTCTACGCCTGCTCCCATTGCGGAAATGCGCCGCATTGTCGGCGACCAGTTCCACCACTGGGCCTGGCTCTACTGGCTTGACATGTTCGCCTGTATTGCCGTCGGCTACACCGCCGCGTCGTTCTATCTGGCGGCGCCTTGGTTCAGCGCCCGGCAGATCATCTGCCTGGCGATTGCGGCCTTGGCGCTGTTCCGTGTCGGCAGCTTCATTCACGAGATCGCGCACCTACGACAAGGAAAGATGCGCGCATTCCAGGTTGCCTGGAACGTACTGGTCGGCATTCCGCTGCTGATGCCCAGCTTCTTCTATACCAATCACATCGATCACCATAAGACGGACCATTACGGCACCGAGCACGACGGCGAGTACGTGCCGCTGGGCACGTCAGCGTGGCACCACATCGTGCTGTTCATGGCCCAGGCGTTGGTCATGCCCCTATACGTGTTCGTTCGCTTCCTGTTGAGCCCCATCACGTTCCTGACGCCGGGCCTGCGGCAGTGGACCCTGGAGCATTGCTCGTCGTTCGTGATGAACTTCCATCATCGCCTGAACGTGCCCAAGTCGGCGCCGCGCAAGTTGTGGGCCGCCGTCGAGTTGGCCTGCAGTGCTCGAGCCTGGGCCATGTTACTGGTGATCGTGGCCGGGCTGTATCCGTGGACGCGGCTGTTCCAGTTGTACTTGCTGAGCGTGTCGATCCTGTCGTTGAACTACAATCGCAACCTGGTTGCCCATCACTACCGCAACCGGGGCGGGACGATGTCGCACTTGGACCAGTTGATCGACTCGGTGAATATCACCGGCGGCTGGCTGACCGAGTTGTTCTTCCCGCTGGGCCTGCGCTACCACGCCTTGCACCATCTGTTTCCGGCGCTGCCGTATCACGAGTTGCCATCGGCCCACCGGAAACTGCTCGGGGAACTGCCGCCCGATTCGCCGTACCGCGTCACGGTGTTTCCGACCTACTGGTCGGTGCTCCGCGAACTGATCGGCGACACGCTCCGCGCCACGCGCCGCGGCAAAGGGCACGGCGGCGGTCAAATGGCCGCCACCAGCTAA
- a CDS encoding tetratricopeptide repeat protein, producing MRLSCQPDRLTFAASLAGVRTRCARVMWTAAMLLACGGCSGPFSSSKQKESIGSPLTDRPIPGQTGQVQPASYVQNAPGMNAASPGQSIEAIPDQRPWLTQVGDSLKGESIARQYRKMIGQGPNEKAARQEYLDGEAMFRERRYDEAAAKFKVAAIRWPNSLLEEDAMFMRAEALFFADRYSKAIDAYSELMKKYENSRYLETIVVRDFAIARFWDQMSKDYPWYKMNLTDKHLPLLDVRANALAAYECVRLADPTGPLADDATFAAGISQFVNGRYDEAAHNFETLRKENPGSEHVPKAQLLEIRSKLRTYQGAEYDVGPLLDSEKLIDSTLTNFGDQIPGERDRLERARRAIREQKGYRDFTNGEYYFHRKCYGSAKRYYADVLKNFPDTQAAQAAQDRIAECQGKPDDPPDYWSWLGKLFGERPRPR from the coding sequence TTGCGCCTGTCGTGCCAACCCGATCGCTTGACGTTCGCCGCTTCGCTGGCCGGTGTGCGCACGCGCTGCGCGCGCGTGATGTGGACGGCTGCCATGTTGTTAGCCTGCGGGGGCTGCTCGGGGCCGTTTTCGTCCTCGAAGCAGAAGGAAAGCATCGGCAGCCCGCTGACCGATCGCCCCATTCCCGGCCAGACCGGCCAGGTGCAACCCGCCAGCTATGTGCAAAACGCGCCGGGCATGAATGCCGCTTCCCCTGGCCAGTCGATCGAAGCGATTCCTGACCAGCGCCCCTGGCTGACCCAGGTGGGGGACAGTCTGAAGGGTGAATCAATCGCCAGGCAATATCGCAAGATGATCGGCCAGGGCCCCAACGAGAAGGCGGCCCGGCAAGAGTATCTGGACGGCGAGGCCATGTTCCGCGAGCGGCGCTATGACGAAGCGGCGGCCAAGTTCAAGGTAGCCGCCATTCGCTGGCCCAACTCGTTGTTGGAAGAAGACGCGATGTTCATGCGAGCTGAAGCTCTGTTCTTCGCCGACCGGTACAGCAAGGCCATCGACGCCTACTCCGAGTTGATGAAGAAATACGAAAATTCCCGCTACCTCGAAACGATCGTGGTCCGCGACTTCGCCATCGCCCGCTTCTGGGACCAGATGTCGAAGGATTACCCCTGGTACAAGATGAATCTGACCGACAAGCACTTGCCGCTGCTTGATGTGCGGGCCAACGCGTTGGCGGCGTATGAATGCGTGCGGCTGGCCGACCCGACCGGCCCCTTGGCCGACGACGCCACGTTCGCGGCCGGCATTTCGCAATTTGTCAACGGTCGCTACGACGAAGCGGCCCACAACTTCGAGACGCTGCGCAAGGAAAACCCCGGCAGCGAGCACGTCCCCAAGGCGCAACTGCTGGAGATTCGCAGCAAGCTCCGCACGTACCAAGGGGCCGAGTACGACGTCGGGCCGCTGCTCGACTCGGAAAAGCTGATCGATTCGACGCTGACCAACTTTGGCGATCAGATACCCGGCGAGCGCGACCGCCTGGAACGAGCGCGCCGCGCCATCCGCGAGCAGAAGGGCTATCGCGATTTCACCAACGGCGAGTATTACTTCCACCGCAAGTGCTACGGCTCGGCCAAACGCTATTACGCCGACGTGCTGAAGAACTTCCCCGACACCCAGGCCGCCCAGGCGGCGCAAGACCGAATTGCCGAATGCCAGGGCAAGCCCGACGATCCGCCCGACTATTGGAGTTGGCTGGGCAAGCTCTTCGGCGAACGCCCCAGGCCGCGGTAG
- the recO gene encoding DNA repair protein RecO, producing MSAEKALALVIRVVDFSETSAVVTLFTREFGKLSGLAKGSRRPKGPFESALDLLGLCRIVFLAKSSDALDLITEAKLERRFRPAGHDLSHWYAGYYVAELLNELTLDRDPHPDLFDAACQTLAALGREECAAGVTVLRFELTALRLLGHLPSLDACVECGKPLASEGRASLGILAGGVLCATCRPGHKLVVSLSSAAWTALKALAEPAPMAAAFDTNLASDANLALDTDRRVLGSLRGVMNQYFSHLLGHKLRMHPYLGHHAG from the coding sequence ATGAGCGCCGAAAAAGCCCTGGCCCTGGTGATTCGCGTCGTCGACTTCAGCGAGACGAGCGCCGTGGTCACGCTGTTCACGCGGGAATTCGGCAAGCTCAGCGGGCTGGCCAAGGGCTCGCGGCGCCCCAAGGGGCCATTCGAGTCTGCCCTTGACCTGTTGGGGCTGTGTCGGATAGTGTTCCTCGCGAAATCGTCCGACGCGCTCGACTTGATTACCGAAGCCAAGTTGGAGCGGCGATTTCGACCCGCCGGACACGACTTATCCCATTGGTACGCCGGTTACTACGTAGCCGAGCTGCTGAACGAATTAACGCTCGATCGCGATCCTCATCCCGACCTGTTCGACGCCGCGTGCCAGACGCTGGCGGCGCTGGGTCGCGAAGAGTGCGCGGCCGGCGTCACCGTCTTGCGTTTTGAATTGACCGCCTTGCGCCTGCTGGGGCATCTGCCGTCGCTCGACGCCTGTGTCGAGTGTGGCAAGCCGCTGGCGAGCGAGGGGCGGGCCAGCCTGGGCATCCTGGCCGGCGGCGTGCTGTGCGCGACCTGTCGACCGGGGCACAAGCTGGTGGTTTCGTTGAGTTCCGCGGCTTGGACGGCGCTCAAGGCGCTGGCCGAGCCGGCGCCGATGGCTGCCGCGTTTGATACGAATCTTGCGTCCGACGCAAACCTTGCACTCGACACCGATCGCCGCGTGCTGGGATCGTTGCGGGGCGTGATGAACCAATACTTTTCCCACCTGCTGGGGCACAAACTGCGCATGCATCCGTACCTGGGACACCACGCCGGCTAG
- the ybeY gene encoding rRNA maturation RNase YbeY, whose protein sequence is MILRQAEVERAIISLAVVDDPTIHELNRRFLAHDYATDVLSFALDDEDDALDGEVIVSADTAATTAERLNVRPEDELLLYVVHGTLHLVGYDDLEPELKTMMRRREREVLAAFDVAPVYEDEDGD, encoded by the coding sequence CTGATCTTGCGCCAGGCCGAAGTCGAGCGGGCCATCATCAGCCTGGCCGTGGTCGATGACCCGACGATTCACGAGCTGAACCGGCGCTTCCTGGCGCACGACTACGCCACCGACGTGCTCAGCTTTGCGCTCGACGACGAGGACGACGCGCTCGACGGCGAGGTGATCGTCAGCGCCGACACCGCGGCCACGACCGCCGAGCGGTTGAACGTGCGGCCCGAGGACGAGCTGCTGCTGTACGTGGTGCATGGGACGCTGCACCTAGTGGGCTATGACGACCTCGAACCCGAGTTGAAAACCATGATGCGGCGGCGCGAGCGGGAAGTGCTAGCGGCGTTCGACGTCGCGCCGGTCTACGAGGACGAAGACGGCGACTGA